From the genome of Turicibacter faecis, one region includes:
- a CDS encoding diguanylate cyclase domain-containing protein, giving the protein MKRRFTIIILALISVFILLIGVVSHQYKMTRTDKFEHNFEMAQYYHLDSKYIKKQKKYLNEELEFVKSRQELQQGYYWLSQLHYYSNEYEKSNDYLFRALSVANTESNKLQIMIYMGISNNYYLLGDFKQSQLYYEKAQQYAIDCQELSLLADVYESRAKLYVNSLSRLDAVANLAQLANYLDLTPMRIIETNLLMMEISLISHNYEGVMYYLYQSWMLAQDQNNKMLEQYILYLGAMAYYAEERYEGTFELLRVIDKTMYDIDPMGYLYFLMNSYYQLHGYDESIKFLNEIREQESGVIDDYYDLLQTNLLISEGQYEEALKLLETAAVDEYSKLWRKTLELEVKRNLNVDIDLYSEYETLLEQSRTGALSTVSVYFIYSQAKDYLSQIRGNSVPYANEFYLDQEYLKEPSFEDVDQIMNLKDSSEKKQMFKLNALILIGVGILMSGYFYQRRVISRLKREIEHSKKIDALTQSLSYEWLDEEIHSLIKEHETLQVMLFDLESFQKYNDTYGYMAGNRILRQTVDLLKSTFDEGFVVRYNGHQFIVMLFDQEACIHEKMNQAIEAFHALDIRFNTGITKGQLLMRASGLSYQLSNHFDLDRCLKEVQRHMKSLKDEDE; this is encoded by the coding sequence TTGAAGCGGAGGTTTACTATCATCATACTGGCTTTAATTAGTGTGTTCATTTTACTAATTGGAGTGGTAAGCCATCAGTATAAAATGACTAGGACTGATAAGTTTGAGCATAACTTCGAAATGGCACAATATTATCATTTAGATTCAAAATATATAAAAAAACAAAAAAAGTATCTTAATGAAGAGTTAGAATTCGTGAAATCGAGACAGGAATTACAACAGGGATATTATTGGTTAAGCCAATTACACTATTATTCAAACGAGTACGAGAAATCAAATGATTATCTTTTTCGTGCTCTGAGTGTTGCAAATACGGAGTCGAATAAGCTACAAATCATGATTTATATGGGAATCTCAAATAATTATTATTTGTTAGGCGATTTTAAACAGTCACAACTCTATTATGAAAAAGCGCAACAATATGCGATTGATTGCCAAGAACTTTCATTATTAGCAGATGTTTATGAATCACGCGCGAAACTTTATGTGAACTCGCTTAGTCGCCTCGATGCTGTTGCTAATTTAGCTCAGTTGGCAAACTATTTAGACTTAACACCTATGCGAATCATTGAAACAAATTTATTAATGATGGAGATTAGTTTAATTAGTCATAACTACGAAGGGGTCATGTATTACCTTTATCAATCATGGATGTTGGCGCAAGATCAAAATAATAAAATGTTAGAACAATATATTTTATATCTTGGAGCGATGGCTTACTATGCTGAAGAACGCTATGAAGGAACCTTTGAATTACTTCGAGTGATTGATAAAACAATGTATGACATCGATCCGATGGGTTATCTCTATTTCTTAATGAATAGTTACTACCAACTCCACGGATATGATGAATCTATTAAGTTTTTAAATGAAATCAGAGAACAAGAATCCGGAGTCATTGATGATTACTACGATCTATTACAGACAAATTTATTAATTTCCGAAGGTCAGTATGAGGAAGCCCTGAAATTACTAGAAACGGCGGCAGTAGATGAATACTCTAAGTTGTGGAGGAAGACACTCGAACTTGAAGTTAAACGAAATCTGAATGTAGATATTGATTTATACTCAGAATATGAGACACTATTAGAACAATCAAGAACTGGAGCGTTATCGACAGTCAGTGTGTATTTTATTTACAGTCAGGCGAAAGACTATTTATCTCAAATAAGGGGAAATAGTGTTCCTTATGCGAATGAGTTTTACTTAGACCAGGAATATTTGAAAGAGCCTTCATTTGAAGATGTTGATCAAATTATGAATTTGAAAGATAGCTCAGAAAAGAAACAAATGTTTAAATTAAATGCTTTAATATTGATAGGAGTTGGCATATTAATGAGTGGATACTTCTATCAAAGACGAGTGATTAGCCGTTTGAAAAGGGAGATAGAACACTCGAAAAAAATCGATGCCTTGACTCAATCATTAAGTTACGAATGGTTAGATGAAGAAATTCACTCTTTAATTAAGGAGCATGAGACCTTACAGGTCATGTTATTTGATTTAGAATCTTTTCAAAAATACAATGATACGTATGGGTATATGGCAGGAAATCGAATTTTAAGACAAACGGTTGATTTATTAAAATCAACATTTGACGAGGGATTCGTTGTTCGTTATAATGGACATCAGTTTATTGTGATGCTATTTGATCAAGAAGCGTGCATTCATGAAAAAATGAATCAAGCGATTGAAGCTTTTCATGCATTAGATATTAGATTTAATACTGGGATAACAAAGGGACAACTTTTAATGAGAGCGAGCGGACTATCCTATCAGTTATCAAATCACTTTGATTTAGATCGATGTTTAAAAGAAGTGCAACGCCATATGAAATCGTTAAAAGATGAAGATGAATAA
- a CDS encoding LysM peptidoglycan-binding domain-containing protein: MKKFLVVTLSLVLSLITGFTAFAMSPSSETIYRGIDVSKWQGNINFYSVRDSGVEVVYIKSSQGHRMDPMFEANYAKAKEAGLKVGVYHYVTAESVQEARSEAAYFVSILEGKEIDCRLAMDFEYYGSLSTWEINEIGLAFLQTVESLSGKGAVVYSNLSSARYIWNNAVAQYPLWIAEYGVSQPRNNGKWTEWVGFQYSESGRVPGIYGSSVDLDYYTADIFLSDQGGIPTVPDHARPQVPSSSPTDVGTYTVQSGDTLSEIAARYGTTVNELVRLNGIQNPNLIYPGEVLKIRGAASVSGGTHSGSTTSGQGSYTVQSGDTLSEIAARYGTSVNALARLNGIQNPNLIYPGEVLKISGTAAVSGGSYSNATATSQETYTVRSGDTLSGIAARYGTSVNALARLNGIQNPNLIYPGEVLKISGTAAVSGGSYSNATATSQGTYTVRSGDTLSGIAARYGTSVNALARSNSIQNPNLIYPGEVLKISGTAAVSGGSNSNVTATSQGTYTVRSGDTLSGIAARYGTSANALARLNGIQNPNLIYAGEVLKISGTAAVSGGSNSGATASGQGTYTVRSGDTLSGIAARYGTSANALARLNGIQNPNLIYPGETLRLY; this comes from the coding sequence ATGAAGAAATTTCTGGTGGTAACACTCAGTCTAGTGTTGTCGTTAATAACGGGTTTCACTGCCTTTGCCATGAGTCCAAGCAGTGAAACGATATATCGGGGAATCGATGTAAGTAAGTGGCAAGGAAATATTAATTTTTATTCTGTTCGTGATTCGGGTGTTGAGGTCGTATATATTAAATCAAGTCAAGGGCACCGGATGGATCCGATGTTTGAGGCTAATTATGCAAAGGCTAAGGAAGCGGGATTAAAAGTTGGGGTTTATCATTATGTAACAGCTGAAAGTGTTCAAGAGGCTCGTTCCGAGGCCGCCTATTTTGTTTCTATTTTAGAGGGAAAAGAAATTGATTGCCGTTTAGCGATGGATTTTGAATATTATGGATCCTTATCTACATGGGAAATCAACGAAATTGGATTAGCCTTTTTGCAAACTGTTGAATCATTGAGTGGTAAGGGAGCTGTGGTATATAGTAATCTATCAAGCGCGCGTTACATCTGGAATAATGCAGTTGCCCAGTATCCACTTTGGATTGCTGAGTATGGTGTGAGTCAGCCACGGAATAATGGAAAGTGGACAGAGTGGGTAGGGTTTCAGTATAGTGAATCTGGAAGGGTTCCTGGAATTTATGGAAGCTCGGTCGATTTAGATTACTATACAGCGGATATTTTCTTATCTGATCAAGGTGGAATTCCGACAGTCCCTGATCATGCAAGACCACAAGTTCCAAGTTCTTCACCAACCGATGTTGGAACGTACACGGTACAGTCAGGCGATACGTTATCGGAAATTGCCGCTCGCTATGGAACGACTGTGAATGAATTAGTCAGATTAAATGGCATTCAAAATCCGAACTTGATTTATCCAGGTGAGGTATTGAAAATAAGAGGAGCCGCGTCTGTATCAGGTGGAACTCATTCAGGTTCAACAACATCTGGACAAGGAAGCTATACCGTACAGTCGGGTGACACCTTATCAGAGATTGCCGCTCGTTATGGAACTAGCGTGAATGCATTAGCGAGATTAAACGGCATTCAAAATCCGAACTTAATTTATCCAGGTGAAGTCTTAAAAATAAGTGGAACCGCAGCTGTATCAGGTGGATCTTATTCTAATGCAACAGCCACTAGTCAAGAAACATACACGGTTCGAAGTGGGGATACGTTATCGGGAATTGCCGCTCGTTATGGAACTAGCGTGAATGCATTAGCGAGATTAAACGGCATTCAAAATCCGAACTTAATTTATCCAGGTGAAGTCTTAAAAATAAGTGGAACCGCAGCTGTATCAGGTGGATCTTATTCTAATGCAACAGCCACTAGTCAAGGAACATACACGGTTCGAAGTGGGGATACGTTATCGGGAATTGCCGCTCGTTATGGAACTAGCGTGAATGCATTAGCGAGATCAAACAGCATCCAAAATCCGAACTTAATTTATCCAGGTGAAGTGTTAAAAATTAGCGGAACAGCAGCAGTATCAGGAGGATCTAATTCTAATGTAACAGCCACTAGTCAAGGAACATACACGGTACGAAGTGGAGATACGTTATCCGGAATCGCTGCTCGCTATGGAACGAGTGCAAATGCGTTAGCGAGATTGAATGGCATCCAAAATCCGAACTTAATTTATGCAGGTGAAGTGCTAAAAATTAGCGGAACAGCAGCAGTATCAGGAGGATCTAATTCTGGTGCAACAGCAAGCGGACAAGGAACGTATACGGTACGAAGTGGAGATACGTTATCCGGAATTGCGGCTCGCTATGGAACGAGTGCAAATGCGTTAGCGAGATTAAATGGCATCCAAAATCCGAACTTAATTTATCCTGGAGAAACGTTACGTCTATATTAA
- a CDS encoding dUTP diphosphatase — translation MNSIYFAKLKDEAIIPSKREEDGAFDVYACFDEPYKMIQPHETVLIPTGISSAFSSQYVAIIKERSSTGSKGIGQRCGVIDSGYRGEWFIAVTNHNPQPLVIAKSATPQSFPECIVYPYEKAICQCLMVEVPKLQIKEISRDELLAMESERGTGGFGSSGK, via the coding sequence ATGAATTCAATTTATTTTGCGAAGCTAAAAGATGAGGCGATTATTCCATCAAAACGAGAAGAAGATGGGGCATTCGATGTATATGCTTGTTTCGATGAACCATACAAGATGATTCAACCCCATGAAACAGTTTTAATTCCAACGGGAATTTCATCGGCTTTTTCAAGTCAGTATGTTGCAATCATTAAAGAAAGAAGTTCAACGGGATCAAAAGGAATCGGTCAGCGATGTGGGGTCATTGATTCAGGATACCGTGGCGAGTGGTTTATTGCGGTAACCAATCATAATCCGCAACCACTTGTTATTGCTAAAAGTGCTACCCCGCAGTCATTTCCTGAGTGTATCGTTTATCCGTATGAAAAGGCAATTTGTCAATGCCTAATGGTTGAGGTGCCGAAGCTACAGATTAAAGAAATTAGTCGCGATGAATTATTAGCGATGGAATCAGAGCGTGGAACAGGAGGCTTTGGGTCATCAGGAAAATAA
- the nrdG gene encoding anaerobic ribonucleoside-triphosphate reductase activating protein, giving the protein MYYAQIRKFDTANGTGIRSTLFVSGCTHKCKGCFNQDYKHFRYGHPWTKEIEDKFIEHIKNPNVHGVTILGGEPMDQVRDTDLKDLVCRIKEETGQNIWIYSGYTFEEIMMHKKTKEILKYCDILVDGPFIEEQKDLRLRFKGSKNQRIIDVQKTLSEGKVTLLENY; this is encoded by the coding sequence ATGTATTATGCACAAATACGCAAATTTGACACGGCAAATGGGACGGGAATTCGTTCAACGTTATTCGTTTCTGGATGTACCCACAAGTGCAAGGGGTGCTTTAACCAAGACTACAAACACTTTCGCTATGGGCATCCGTGGACGAAGGAAATTGAGGATAAGTTTATTGAACATATTAAAAATCCAAACGTTCATGGGGTAACGATTCTTGGTGGGGAGCCAATGGATCAAGTTCGTGATACTGATTTAAAAGATTTAGTTTGCCGTATAAAAGAAGAGACGGGACAAAACATTTGGATCTATTCTGGATATACGTTTGAAGAAATTATGATGCATAAAAAGACAAAAGAAATCCTGAAATATTGTGACATATTAGTCGATGGTCCCTTTATTGAAGAACAAAAAGATTTAAGACTCCGTTTTAAAGGGAGCAAAAACCAACGCATTATTGACGTTCAAAAAACATTGAGTGAAGGAAAAGTAACACTACTTGAAAACTATTAA